In Marivivens aquimaris, one genomic interval encodes:
- the pdhA gene encoding pyruvate dehydrogenase (acetyl-transferring) E1 component subunit alpha — MAAKKPAPQANVSKEELLGYYRDMLLIRRFEEKAGQLYGMGLIGGFCHLYIGQEAVVVGLEATAKEGDKRITSYRDHGHMLACGMEANGVMAELTGREGGYSKGKGGSMHMFSKEKHFYGGHGIVAAQVPLGAGLAFADKYNGTDNVTFTYFGDGAANQGQVYETYNMAQLWDLPVVFVIENNQYAMGTSVARSTKSPSLFERGKAYGIAGEEVDGMSVLAVKEAGERAVAHCRAGKGPYILEVKTYRYRGHSMSDPAKYRTREEVQKMREERDPIEGIRSMLLTGNHATEEDLKAIDKEIKDVVNASAEFAKESPEPALEELWTDIYA; from the coding sequence ATGGCCGCGAAGAAACCAGCCCCTCAGGCTAACGTGTCGAAGGAAGAGCTTCTTGGCTACTACCGCGACATGCTTCTCATCCGCCGCTTCGAAGAAAAGGCAGGCCAGCTCTACGGCATGGGTCTGATCGGCGGCTTCTGTCACCTTTATATCGGTCAGGAAGCGGTCGTCGTCGGCCTCGAAGCGACCGCCAAGGAAGGCGACAAGCGCATCACCTCGTACCGCGACCACGGCCACATGCTGGCTTGCGGCATGGAAGCCAACGGCGTCATGGCCGAGCTGACCGGCCGCGAAGGCGGCTACTCCAAGGGTAAAGGCGGCTCCATGCACATGTTCTCGAAAGAGAAGCATTTCTATGGTGGTCACGGCATCGTTGCAGCGCAGGTTCCGCTCGGCGCTGGCCTCGCATTCGCCGACAAATACAACGGCACCGACAACGTGACCTTCACCTACTTCGGTGACGGCGCTGCTAACCAGGGTCAGGTCTACGAGACCTACAACATGGCGCAGCTGTGGGATCTTCCGGTCGTCTTCGTGATCGAGAATAACCAGTACGCCATGGGCACTTCGGTCGCCCGCTCGACCAAGTCCCCGTCGCTCTTCGAGCGCGGCAAGGCTTACGGCATCGCTGGCGAAGAGGTTGACGGCATGTCGGTCCTCGCAGTGAAGGAAGCCGGCGAGCGCGCCGTCGCCCACTGCCGCGCAGGCAAAGGCCCCTACATCCTCGAAGTCAAAACCTACCGCTACCGCGGTCACTCCATGTCGGACCCGGCCAAATACCGGACCCGCGAGGAAGTGCAGAAGATGCGCGAAGAGCGTGACCCGATCGAGGGTATCCGTTCGATGCTCCTCACCGGCAACCACGCCACCGAGGAAGACCTCAAGGCCATCGACAAAGAAATCAAGGACGTCGTGAACGCTTCGGCTGAATTCGCGAAAGAAAGCCCCGAACCCGCGCTCGAAGAGCTGTGGACGGACATTTACGCGTAA
- a CDS encoding pyridoxal phosphate-dependent aminotransferase — MRTSRRGAVDPFIVMDVMEAARKAEVSGRHIIHMEVGQPGTGAPREAVEKLQRDMDGGPLGYTVALGLPELRRRIAQHYGEWYDVDMDPERIVVTAGASGAFLLAFTALFDTGERVGLGAPCYPSYRQILKSFDITPVDIPTSLEARFQPVPGDVAAHDLQGLIVASPANPTGTMLRKDEMAALAAACQDADAAFISDEIYHGLDYGQKAVTAASVTDEAYVINSFSKYFSMTGWRVGWMVVPEDHVRVVERIAQNQFICPSHAAQRLAFHAMDCTEELDANIATYAASRQLLIDGLPKIGLGKFAPPEGAFYFYIDVSEYTDDSLAFAGQILEDAGVAVTPGLDFDTVEGKHWLRLSYARSTEDIAEGLRRLGTFMEARR, encoded by the coding sequence ATGCGGACTTCAAGGCGTGGCGCCGTTGATCCCTTTATCGTGATGGACGTCATGGAGGCCGCCCGCAAGGCGGAGGTCTCGGGGCGGCATATCATCCATATGGAAGTCGGCCAGCCTGGCACCGGTGCGCCGCGCGAAGCCGTTGAAAAGTTGCAGCGCGACATGGACGGCGGGCCGCTGGGCTACACCGTGGCGCTGGGGCTGCCGGAATTGCGCCGCCGCATCGCGCAGCATTACGGCGAGTGGTACGACGTGGACATGGACCCCGAGCGGATCGTTGTCACGGCGGGTGCGTCGGGGGCGTTCCTGCTGGCGTTCACGGCGCTCTTTGATACGGGCGAGCGCGTAGGGCTTGGTGCGCCGTGCTATCCGTCCTATCGGCAGATCCTGAAGTCTTTCGATATCACGCCCGTTGATATTCCGACCTCGCTAGAGGCGCGGTTCCAGCCGGTGCCTGGGGACGTGGCGGCGCATGATCTGCAAGGTCTCATTGTGGCGTCCCCTGCGAACCCGACGGGGACCATGCTTCGCAAGGACGAGATGGCGGCGCTTGCGGCTGCCTGTCAGGATGCGGATGCGGCGTTCATCTCGGACGAGATTTATCACGGGCTGGATTATGGCCAGAAGGCGGTGACGGCGGCGTCGGTGACTGACGAGGCTTACGTCATCAACTCGTTCTCCAAGTATTTCAGCATGACGGGCTGGCGTGTGGGCTGGATGGTCGTGCCCGAAGACCACGTGCGCGTGGTGGAGCGGATTGCGCAGAACCAGTTCATCTGTCCGTCCCACGCCGCGCAGCGGCTGGCGTTCCATGCGATGGATTGCACCGAAGAACTGGATGCCAACATCGCCACCTATGCCGCGAGCCGTCAGCTGCTCATCGACGGGTTGCCGAAGATCGGGCTGGGTAAGTTCGCGCCGCCAGAAGGAGCGTTCTATTTCTATATAGACGTGTCCGAGTACACCGATGACAGCCTCGCCTTTGCGGGGCAGATCCTTGAGGACGCGGGCGTTGCGGTGACGCCGGGGCTCGATTTCGACACGGTGGAGGGCAAGCACTGGCTGCGTCTGTCCTATGCGCGTTCGACCGAGGATATCGCCGAAGGTCTGCGCCGTCTGGGGACGTTTATGGAGGCACGCCGATGA
- a CDS encoding class I SAM-dependent DNA methyltransferase, with product MSTPETTLAVYDRIAGDWDRYRDRRLTERAWLDRMLAAAPRNKGKRTVLDLGCGSGRPIATYLADRGAQITGVDGAPRMTELFTHNLPSATVHTADMRGLDLGRTFSAILAWDSFFHLSPADQRQMFAVFAQHAAPDTILMFTSGPDEGVEMGEVVGEAVYHASLSPEAYRDLLTRHGFEELMFKPEDPDCGGHSVWLAKFTGA from the coding sequence ATGAGCACTCCTGAAACAACTCTCGCGGTCTACGACCGTATCGCAGGCGACTGGGATCGCTACCGTGACCGCCGCCTGACCGAACGCGCGTGGCTGGACCGAATGCTGGCCGCCGCCCCTCGGAACAAGGGCAAACGCACGGTTCTGGACCTCGGCTGCGGCTCGGGCCGTCCCATTGCGACCTATCTCGCGGACAGAGGCGCGCAGATCACCGGCGTCGACGGTGCCCCGCGGATGACCGAACTCTTCACGCACAATCTGCCCTCCGCCACCGTGCACACGGCGGACATGCGTGGCCTCGACCTTGGCCGCACGTTCAGCGCTATTCTGGCTTGGGACAGCTTCTTCCACCTCTCGCCCGCCGACCAGCGGCAGATGTTCGCCGTCTTCGCGCAGCACGCCGCCCCTGACACCATTCTGATGTTTACCAGCGGCCCCGATGAGGGCGTGGAGATGGGCGAAGTCGTCGGAGAGGCCGTCTATCACGCGTCCCTCTCGCCAGAGGCGTACCGCGATCTGCTGACACGCCACGGGTTCGAGGAACTGATGTTCAAACCCGAGGACCCCGACTGCGGGGGTCACTCGGTCTGGCTCGCCAAGTTTACTGGCGCATAA
- a CDS encoding peptidylprolyl isomerase: MLKLAAAFTLLAAPAFATGLDVTVEGEGANGTFHIDLFEDVAPQHVERITRLAEEGAYDGVVFHRVIEGFMAQTGDVEYGKMGGDMRRAGMGGSEYPDLAAEFSDELSFDRGVVGMARSQDPNSANSQFFIMFEPGPFLNGQYTIVGGVTEGMEVVDQIKRGMGPNGAVIGQPDMMKTVTVTEE, encoded by the coding sequence ATGCTTAAGCTCGCCGCAGCCTTTACCCTGCTGGCAGCGCCGGCGTTCGCGACCGGCCTCGACGTCACTGTCGAGGGCGAGGGCGCGAATGGCACGTTCCACATCGACCTGTTTGAGGATGTGGCACCGCAGCACGTCGAGCGCATCACCCGCCTTGCCGAAGAGGGCGCCTATGACGGCGTCGTCTTCCACCGCGTGATCGAGGGCTTCATGGCCCAGACCGGCGACGTGGAATACGGCAAGATGGGCGGCGACATGCGCCGTGCGGGCATGGGCGGTTCGGAGTATCCGGACCTTGCCGCAGAGTTCTCGGACGAGCTGAGCTTTGATCGCGGCGTGGTGGGCATGGCCCGCTCGCAGGATCCGAACTCGGCCAACAGCCAGTTCTTCATCATGTTCGAACCCGGTCCGTTCCTGAACGGTCAGTACACCATCGTCGGCGGCGTGACCGAAGGCATGGAGGTCGTTGACCAGATCAAGCGCGGCATGGGCCCGAACGGCGCGGTCATCGGCCAGCCTGACATGATGAAAACCGTCACTGTCACCGAAGAATAA
- a CDS encoding FtsB family cell division protein: MNRSKRPGFGVFIYFTGALMLALYFAFAAVQGEYGVFRRAEVDAKARDLRTDLDAINIEVARMENLTHRLSDEFLDLDLLDERARDVLGMIRADEIVVTR; the protein is encoded by the coding sequence ATGAATCGCAGCAAACGGCCCGGTTTCGGGGTCTTCATCTACTTCACCGGCGCGCTGATGCTCGCGCTCTACTTCGCCTTTGCCGCCGTGCAGGGTGAATACGGCGTATTCCGCCGCGCCGAAGTGGATGCCAAAGCCCGTGATCTGCGCACCGACCTTGATGCGATCAACATCGAGGTTGCCCGCATGGAAAACCTCACCCACCGCCTGTCGGACGAATTCCTCGACCTCGACCTTCTGGATGAACGCGCCCGTGACGTGCTCGGCATGATCCGCGCCGACGAAATCGTCGTCACCCGCTAA
- a CDS encoding DsbA family protein, which yields MKRLALSFALGLGLATSAAATDIDQMTDAEREAFGAEVRAYLLENPEVLIEAYNVLEQRQAQAEAVADRNLAQANMDALYNDGHSWVGGNPDGDITIVEFMDYRCGYCKRAFPEVEELIESDGNIRFIVKEFPILGEASVLASRFAIAAHQLYDDETYKLVHDTLMEFRGDITPDSLAQLADTFGLDSATILEQATSNEVTAVLQANMELAQILQISGTPTFVVEDEMVRGYMPLAAMQQTVEEQRAD from the coding sequence ATGAAGCGCCTCGCCCTTTCCTTCGCCCTCGGCCTCGGTCTTGCCACCTCTGCCGCAGCGACCGATATCGACCAAATGACCGACGCCGAACGCGAGGCATTTGGCGCCGAAGTCCGCGCCTACCTGCTGGAAAACCCCGAGGTTCTGATCGAAGCCTATAACGTGCTCGAACAGCGTCAGGCACAGGCCGAAGCGGTCGCGGATCGCAACCTCGCCCAAGCCAACATGGACGCGCTCTATAATGACGGCCACTCGTGGGTCGGCGGCAATCCGGACGGCGACATCACCATCGTCGAGTTCATGGACTACCGCTGCGGCTACTGCAAACGCGCGTTCCCCGAGGTCGAGGAACTCATCGAATCCGACGGCAACATCCGCTTCATCGTGAAGGAATTCCCGATCCTCGGCGAAGCCTCCGTCCTCGCCAGCCGCTTCGCCATCGCCGCCCACCAGCTTTATGACGACGAGACCTACAAACTCGTGCACGACACGCTGATGGAATTCCGCGGCGACATCACGCCCGACAGCCTCGCGCAACTGGCTGACACCTTCGGCCTCGACAGCGCCACGATCCTCGAACAAGCCACTTCGAACGAGGTCACCGCCGTCCTGCAAGCGAACATGGAACTCGCCCAGATCCTGCAAATCTCCGGCACCCCGACCTTCGTCGTCGAGGACGAGATGGTCCGCGGTTACATGCCGCTGGCCGCCATGCAGCAAACGGTCGAAGAACAGCGCGCCGACTGA
- a CDS encoding peptidylprolyl isomerase: MAEIKDPENTVIVELKDGNVVIELLPDVAPKHAERMKELARAGKYDGVVFHRVIDGFMAQTGDVANGNKDSDSFNIGRAGTGGSDLPDLPAEFSKLPHDRGTLGAARSMNPNSANSQFFINFKDNHFLNGQYTVYGRVIEGMEHVDKIVRGEPPVDPDKMISVKVAADA; this comes from the coding sequence GTGGCCGAAATCAAAGATCCCGAAAACACCGTCATCGTCGAACTGAAAGACGGTAATGTTGTGATCGAACTGCTGCCGGACGTCGCACCCAAGCACGCCGAGCGCATGAAGGAACTGGCGCGCGCAGGCAAGTACGACGGCGTCGTCTTCCACCGCGTGATCGACGGCTTCATGGCCCAGACCGGTGACGTTGCAAACGGCAACAAGGACAGCGACAGCTTCAACATCGGCCGCGCTGGCACTGGCGGTTCGGACCTTCCCGACCTTCCGGCTGAATTCTCCAAGCTGCCGCACGACCGCGGTACCCTTGGTGCAGCACGCTCGATGAACCCGAACTCGGCCAACAGCCAGTTCTTCATCAACTTTAAGGACAACCATTTCCTCAACGGCCAGTACACCGTCTATGGCCGCGTCATCGAGGGCATGGAACACGTCGACAAGATCGTTCGCGGCGAGCCGCCGGTCGATCCCGACAAGATGATCTCGGTCAAGGTTGCAGCCGATGCTTAA
- a CDS encoding fructose bisphosphate aldolase — translation MNTQMADKVSNAGGFIAALDQSGGSTPKALRGYGISEDAYSTEEEMFDLMHAMRARIIKSPAFTGDKVLGAILFEMTMDRDIDGTPTAEYLWNEKQVVPFLKIDKGLMDEENGVQLLKPMPGLDELLARAAAKGIFGTKERSVINAANPVGIKAIVDQQFEVANQVLAAGLMPILEPEITITISDKVEAEEMLKTEILKHLDAMPADKQVMLKLSLPSTDNVYAELIAHPRVMRVVALSGGYSRDEANDILTRQNGMIASFSRGLAEGISAQQSDEDFDATIATAIDSIYAASIT, via the coding sequence ATGAATACGCAGATGGCCGACAAGGTCAGCAACGCCGGCGGCTTTATCGCAGCACTCGACCAGTCCGGCGGTTCCACGCCCAAGGCTCTGCGCGGATACGGTATTTCCGAAGACGCCTATTCCACCGAAGAAGAGATGTTCGACCTGATGCACGCCATGCGCGCACGCATCATCAAATCCCCCGCCTTCACCGGCGACAAGGTCCTCGGCGCAATCCTGTTCGAAATGACCATGGACCGCGACATCGACGGCACCCCGACCGCCGAATACCTCTGGAACGAAAAGCAGGTCGTTCCCTTCCTGAAAATCGACAAGGGCCTGATGGACGAAGAAAACGGCGTCCAGCTTCTCAAGCCCATGCCGGGCCTCGACGAGCTCCTCGCCCGCGCCGCCGCCAAAGGCATCTTCGGCACCAAGGAACGCTCGGTCATCAACGCCGCCAATCCTGTCGGTATCAAAGCGATCGTCGATCAGCAGTTCGAAGTCGCCAACCAGGTCCTCGCCGCTGGCCTAATGCCGATCCTCGAGCCCGAGATTACCATCACCATCTCCGACAAGGTCGAAGCCGAAGAGATGCTGAAGACCGAAATCCTCAAGCATCTGGATGCCATGCCCGCAGACAAGCAGGTGATGCTCAAACTCTCCCTGCCCTCCACCGACAATGTCTACGCAGAGCTGATCGCGCACCCGCGCGTCATGCGCGTCGTCGCGCTGTCAGGCGGTTATAGCCGCGATGAGGCCAACGATATCCTCACCCGCCAGAACGGCATGATCGCCAGCTTCTCGCGCGGTCTGGCCGAAGGCATCAGCGCCCAGCAGTCCGACGAGGACTTCGACGCCACCATCGCCACTGCGATCGACAGCATTTACGCCGCTTCGATCACCTAA
- a CDS encoding N-acetylmuramoyl-L-alanine amidase, translated as MIRRFMGAALACVLAGQVAAQDFTGLARVDMDESAVTDLRFGIEVDLELSQPVPWRVFTLDDPMRLVVDFREIDWRGVTQEGLQKSTRVTDLRFGSLRPGWSRMIVDLKEPLAIDTAGMAVDPVTNAADLTIRLAPTTEAEFKASAGAPPDPGWDMMAGVDLKAEMPVIDDGLLTVAIDPGHGGIDPGAERGGLQEANVMLRLGREVAETINRQAGMKAVLTRNEDVFVPLEERMTIARAAGADVFISLHADALEGDDVTSGASIYTLSDDAESEASQRMAERHDRSDLVTGLDLSGHDDTIATVLMDMARVETAPKTEALADTLIRSLGNTGASVNSRPHRKAYLAVLNAADFPSVLIEVGFLSNAGDRSTLETPEGRARIVAGIVLGLQRWADAEEARAPLMRQ; from the coding sequence ATGATCCGCCGTTTTATGGGCGCCGCGCTGGCTTGCGTTCTGGCAGGGCAGGTGGCTGCGCAGGATTTCACCGGCCTTGCGCGTGTGGATATGGATGAAAGCGCGGTCACGGACCTGCGGTTCGGGATCGAGGTCGATCTGGAGCTATCGCAGCCCGTGCCGTGGCGCGTGTTCACGCTCGATGATCCGATGCGGCTCGTGGTGGATTTCCGCGAGATCGACTGGCGGGGCGTCACGCAAGAGGGCCTTCAGAAGTCCACTCGTGTGACAGACCTGCGGTTCGGATCGCTCCGTCCGGGGTGGTCGCGGATGATCGTGGACCTCAAGGAGCCTCTGGCGATCGACACTGCGGGTATGGCCGTTGATCCGGTGACGAATGCGGCGGACCTGACGATCCGTCTGGCGCCGACGACCGAGGCGGAGTTCAAGGCCAGCGCCGGTGCGCCGCCCGATCCGGGTTGGGACATGATGGCGGGTGTGGACCTGAAGGCCGAAATGCCGGTCATCGACGACGGGTTGCTGACGGTGGCCATCGACCCCGGTCACGGCGGGATCGATCCGGGGGCGGAGCGGGGCGGGCTGCAAGAGGCCAACGTCATGCTGCGTCTGGGCCGCGAGGTCGCGGAGACGATCAACCGTCAGGCAGGCATGAAGGCCGTGCTGACCCGCAACGAGGATGTGTTCGTGCCGCTGGAAGAGCGAATGACCATCGCGCGGGCGGCGGGGGCGGATGTGTTCATCTCGCTCCACGCGGATGCGCTGGAGGGGGACGATGTGACTTCGGGCGCGTCGATCTACACCCTGTCTGATGATGCCGAGAGCGAAGCCTCGCAGCGCATGGCCGAGCGTCATGACCGGAGCGATCTGGTCACGGGCCTCGACCTCAGCGGTCATGACGACACCATTGCGACGGTGCTGATGGATATGGCGCGGGTCGAAACCGCGCCGAAGACCGAAGCGCTGGCCGACACGCTGATCCGGTCGCTGGGCAATACGGGGGCGTCGGTGAACTCGCGTCCGCACCGCAAAGCCTATCTGGCGGTGCTGAATGCTGCCGATTTCCCGTCGGTGCTGATCGAGGTCGGGTTCCTGTCGAACGCGGGCGACCGCTCGACGTTGGAGACGCCCGAGGGCCGTGCGCGGATCGTGGCGGGGATCGTGCTGGGGCTCCAGCGCTGGGCGGACGCCGAAGAGGCGCGCGCGCCCCTTATGCGCCAGTAA
- a CDS encoding penicillin-binding protein 1A, producing MATLGIVMCALGLGAVFTFYGRDLPSYQTLAQYTPKTISRVYNGEGRIIDEFAAERRLFVPAEEIPDIVKYAFVSAEDQNFYTHPGYDIRGIVAAAVEAVQSRGSDIRGASTITQQVMKNFLLSSDRTAERKIKELILSVRIERVMTKEQIIELYLNEIFLGQNSYGVAAAAQSYFNKPLSDLTPGEAAYLAALAQRPGNLHPVRQYDDAVDRRNYVLRRMAIDGYISQEVSQSERDAPLRTVQSGDYDSFRSTLPPRGYFTDEIRRQLSRNFGEEEFFSGGLSIRATVDPELQNEAELSLQQALEEYDRARGQWRGTGKTIAAEALANEADWRSALASLDVPRDVALGGQWYPAVVRAVEENQLVIGVEDVQETEAEPQVVPRDDIQWMSGDFFENFAEGDVVLVRRMTSDSDGSFIRWTLRQVPQVEGAFMAMDVDTGRVLAMQGGFSYQSSELNRATQAERQPGSAFKPFVYAAALDSGYTPATIVVDAPIEIDTPQGLWRPQNASNQYYGPTPLRTGIEQSRNLMTIRLAQEVGMDVVKEYAERFGVYDNMGPYLSASLGAEETTLYKLVGAYAMFANGGERVEPTLVDRVQDRYGDTVYRHESRTCVDCTIPQLPAGDAPQIDSNRDRIMNAVTAYQLTSMLQGVVQRGTASRTVNLPVPTAGKTGTTNDSKDVWFVGFTSNIVAGCYIGYDTPRSLIGGSGGGFCGPVFQRFMEKAIVTYGGGPFEVPDECNFINIDRFTGARLSDGASGENVVRECFRGGEEPLFGIQFDGGFAVSADLPLVDEVPQATRQVRSSDGGTATVGPNASFGTLSSGGLY from the coding sequence ATGGCGACGCTTGGAATTGTCATGTGCGCACTGGGCCTCGGCGCAGTTTTTACGTTCTACGGCAGGGACTTACCGAGCTATCAGACGCTCGCGCAGTACACGCCGAAAACGATCTCTCGCGTTTATAACGGCGAAGGCCGCATCATCGACGAATTCGCCGCAGAGCGCCGTCTGTTCGTGCCTGCTGAAGAAATTCCGGACATTGTGAAGTACGCCTTCGTTTCGGCGGAAGACCAGAATTTCTACACCCACCCCGGTTATGACATTCGCGGCATCGTCGCGGCGGCTGTCGAGGCCGTGCAATCGCGCGGCTCGGACATCCGCGGTGCGTCGACCATCACCCAGCAGGTGATGAAGAACTTCCTGCTGTCCTCAGATCGTACCGCCGAGCGTAAGATCAAGGAACTCATCCTGTCGGTCCGCATCGAACGCGTGATGACCAAGGAGCAGATCATCGAGCTGTATCTGAACGAGATTTTCCTCGGTCAGAACTCCTACGGTGTGGCCGCTGCCGCCCAATCCTATTTCAACAAACCGCTCAGCGATCTGACGCCGGGCGAGGCTGCGTATCTGGCCGCGCTCGCGCAGCGCCCCGGTAACCTGCACCCCGTCCGCCAGTACGACGATGCGGTTGATCGCCGGAACTACGTTCTGCGCCGCATGGCCATCGACGGCTATATCTCGCAAGAGGTTTCGCAGTCCGAGCGTGACGCGCCGCTGCGCACCGTGCAGTCGGGCGACTATGACAGCTTCCGTTCGACCCTGCCGCCGCGCGGCTACTTCACCGATGAAATCCGCCGTCAGCTGTCGCGCAACTTCGGTGAGGAAGAATTCTTCTCGGGCGGTCTGTCGATCCGTGCGACCGTTGATCCCGAACTGCAAAACGAAGCCGAACTGTCGCTCCAGCAGGCGCTGGAAGAATACGACCGTGCGCGCGGCCAATGGCGCGGCACCGGCAAGACCATTGCCGCCGAAGCGCTGGCGAACGAGGCCGATTGGCGCTCCGCGCTGGCAAGCCTTGATGTGCCGCGTGACGTCGCCTTGGGCGGCCAGTGGTATCCCGCCGTCGTGCGCGCCGTCGAGGAAAACCAGCTCGTGATCGGTGTCGAGGACGTGCAGGAGACCGAGGCAGAGCCGCAGGTCGTGCCGCGCGATGACATCCAGTGGATGTCGGGCGACTTCTTTGAGAACTTTGCCGAAGGCGACGTGGTGCTGGTGCGCCGCATGACCTCGGACAGCGATGGCTCGTTCATCCGCTGGACACTGCGACAGGTTCCGCAGGTCGAAGGCGCGTTCATGGCTATGGACGTCGATACGGGCCGTGTTCTGGCGATGCAGGGCGGCTTCTCGTACCAGTCTTCGGAACTGAACCGCGCCACGCAGGCAGAGCGCCAGCCGGGTTCGGCATTCAAGCCGTTCGTCTACGCCGCCGCGCTGGATTCGGGCTATACGCCTGCGACCATCGTCGTCGACGCTCCGATCGAGATCGACACGCCGCAGGGCCTCTGGCGTCCGCAGAACGCGTCGAACCAGTACTACGGCCCGACGCCGCTGCGCACTGGTATCGAACAGTCGCGTAACCTTATGACCATCCGTCTGGCGCAGGAAGTCGGCATGGATGTCGTGAAGGAATACGCCGAGCGTTTCGGCGTCTATGACAACATGGGTCCGTACCTGTCGGCATCGCTGGGTGCGGAGGAAACCACGCTCTACAAGCTGGTCGGTGCCTACGCCATGTTCGCCAACGGCGGCGAGCGTGTGGAGCCGACCCTCGTTGACCGTGTGCAGGACCGCTACGGCGACACCGTCTACCGTCACGAGAGCCGCACCTGTGTCGACTGTACCATCCCGCAACTTCCCGCAGGTGACGCGCCGCAGATCGACTCCAACCGCGACCGCATCATGAACGCTGTGACCGCGTACCAGCTGACCTCGATGCTGCAGGGCGTTGTGCAGCGCGGTACCGCGTCGCGCACCGTTAACCTGCCGGTTCCGACTGCTGGTAAAACCGGTACCACCAACGACTCCAAGGACGTGTGGTTCGTCGGCTTCACCTCGAACATCGTCGCGGGCTGCTACATCGGTTACGACACCCCGCGTTCGCTGATCGGCGGCTCGGGCGGCGGTTTCTGTGGCCCTGTATTCCAGCGCTTCATGGAAAAAGCCATCGTGACCTACGGCGGCGGCCCGTTCGAAGTGCCGGACGAGTGTAACTTCATCAACATCGACCGCTTCACCGGCGCCCGCCTGTCGGACGGCGCATCGGGTGAGAACGTGGTGCGCGAATGTTTCCGCGGCGGCGAAGAGCCCCTGTTCGGTATCCAGTTTGACGGCGGCTTTGCCGTGTCGGCCGACCTGCCGCTGGTGGACGAAGTTCCCCAGGCCACCCGTCAGGTCCGCAGCTCGGATGGCGGCACCGCGACCGTGGGTCCGAACGCCTCCTTCGGCACACTGTCGTCGGGCGGTCTGTACTGA
- a CDS encoding phosphoglycerate kinase, with protein sequence MAWKTLDEMELDGKRVLVRVDINVPVENGKVTDTTRIDRIVPTIKDILAKGGTPIMLAHFGRPKGQVVPEMSLKITVPALENALGTDVTFVEKPSRSDIDALPQDAVVLVENTRFAAGEEKNDPEMAKFLASLGDVYVNDAFSAAHRAHASTEGVAKLLPSCAGRLMQEELEALDKALGNPARPVVAIVGGAKVSTKLDLLGNLVGKVDHLVIGGGMANTFLAAQGINVGKSLCEHDLADTARDILKKADEAGCEIVLPRDVVVAKEFKAGAENDTVVPESVADDGMILDAGPATVEYISGIFDKAKTLIWNGPLGAFEIEPFDAATNAAAKKAAEATKAGTLVSVAGGGDTVAALNKAGAAEDFTYISTAGGAFLEWMEGKELPGVKALNQE encoded by the coding sequence ATGGCTTGGAAAACTCTCGACGAAATGGAACTGGACGGTAAGCGCGTATTGGTCCGCGTTGACATTAATGTTCCCGTAGAAAACGGCAAAGTGACCGACACGACCCGCATCGACCGCATCGTGCCGACCATCAAGGACATCCTCGCCAAGGGCGGCACGCCGATCATGCTCGCCCACTTCGGCCGCCCCAAGGGTCAGGTCGTTCCCGAAATGTCGCTCAAGATCACCGTTCCCGCGCTCGAAAACGCTTTGGGCACCGACGTGACCTTCGTTGAGAAGCCCTCCCGCTCGGACATCGACGCCCTGCCGCAGGATGCCGTCGTTCTGGTCGAAAACACCCGCTTCGCCGCTGGCGAGGAAAAGAACGACCCCGAGATGGCGAAATTCCTTGCCTCGCTCGGTGATGTCTACGTCAACGACGCTTTCTCCGCCGCGCACCGCGCCCACGCCTCGACCGAAGGCGTCGCCAAGCTGCTGCCCTCCTGCGCTGGCCGCCTGATGCAGGAAGAGCTCGAAGCTCTGGACAAAGCGCTCGGCAACCCCGCCCGCCCCGTTGTCGCCATCGTCGGCGGCGCGAAGGTCTCGACCAAGCTGGACCTGCTGGGCAACCTCGTCGGCAAAGTCGACCACCTCGTCATCGGTGGCGGCATGGCCAACACCTTCCTCGCCGCCCAAGGCATCAACGTCGGCAAGTCGCTCTGCGAACATGACCTCGCCGACACCGCCCGCGACATCCTCAAGAAAGCCGACGAAGCGGGCTGCGAGATCGTCCTGCCGCGCGACGTCGTCGTCGCCAAGGAATTCAAAGCTGGCGCAGAGAACGACACCGTGGTTCCCGAAAGCGTGGCCGATGACGGCATGATCCTCGACGCAGGCCCCGCCACCGTCGAATACATCTCCGGCATCTTCGACAAGGCCAAGACCCTGATCTGGAACGGCCCGCTCGGCGCGTTCGAGATCGAGCCCTTCGACGCCGCCACCAACGCAGCCGCCAAGAAAGCTGCCGAAGCCACCAAGGCAGGCACCCTCGTGTCGGTCGCTGGCGGCGGTGACACCGTGGCCGCGCTGAACAAGGCAGGCGCGGCCGAGGACTTCACTTACATCTCAACCGCAGGCGGTGCGTTCCTCGAATGGATGGAGGGCAAGGAATTGCCCGGTGTCAAAGCTCTCAATCAGGAATGA